The following proteins come from a genomic window of Canis lupus familiaris isolate Mischka breed German Shepherd chromosome 31, alternate assembly UU_Cfam_GSD_1.0, whole genome shotgun sequence:
- the LOC119867088 gene encoding keratin-associated protein 10-2-like isoform X3, which produces MAASTLSVCSSDLSYGGRVCLPGSGDSCPDPSWQVDDCPESYCEPPCCAPASCLTPLCTPASCGSSPCPPACPSSCQPSCGSCSPCQEGCGVSVCCKPVCCTLVCCKPVCCESSPCCQQSSCQPSCCSSSPCQEDSCVSVCCKPVCCTPVCCKPVCCTPVCCKLVCCIPVCCQASPCCQPSPCRPSSCVSLLCRPASSVSLLCRPVCSR; this is translated from the exons ATGGCCGCCTCCACCCTGTCCGTCTGCTCCAGCGACCTGAGCTACGGCGGCCGCGTCTGCCTGCCCGGCTCCGGCGACTCCTGCCCCGACCCCTCCTGGCAGGTGGACGACTGTCCCGAGAGCTACTGCGAGCCCCCCTGCTGCGCCCCGGCCTCCTGCCTGAcccccctctgcacccctgcgAGCTGCGggtccagcccctgcccaccagcctgccccagctcctgccagcCCTCGTGCGgcagctgctccccctgccaggAGGGCTGCGGTGtgtctgtctgctgcaagcccgtctGCTGCACCCttgtctgctgcaagcccgtgtgctgTGAGtcctccccctgctgccagcaGTCTAGCTGCCAGCCTTCGTGCTgcagctcctccccctgccaggaagacagctgtgtgtctgtctgctgcaagcccgtctgctgcacccctgtctgctgcaagcccgtgtgctgcacccctgtctgctgcaagcTCGTGTGCTGCATCCCCGTCTGCTGCCAGgcctccccctgctgccagcccagcccctgcagacCCTCCTCCTGCGTGTCCCTCCTCTGCCGCCCC GCCTCCAGCGTGTCCCTGCTGTGCCGCCCCGTGTGCTCCCGCTGA